From Parafrankia irregularis, the proteins below share one genomic window:
- a CDS encoding class I SAM-dependent methyltransferase encodes MAARYELVDEDDRLWRPGLGDLVRLRTWDIFARFLVGQGHVVDVGGGPGTHAAHLAGRGYEVVLIDPVARHVEMARARSRSQPQAPFRAELGEARHLPVPDESADAVLLMGPLYHLVERDDRVAALREAARVLKPGGDVLVEVIARHAWVLDATMKGLLGSSEIWGDFDRNVRLGLSQDPARLAEGSFWAYFHHPEELRAELDLAGYQDIRLVAVEGFAWLLGDLEQRMVDPADLLRAVRLTESEPSMLGTSAHVIGVARKP; translated from the coding sequence GTGGCGGCCCGGTATGAGCTGGTTGACGAGGACGACCGTCTGTGGCGGCCGGGCCTGGGCGACCTGGTCCGGCTGCGGACCTGGGACATCTTCGCGCGGTTCCTGGTCGGGCAGGGGCATGTCGTGGATGTCGGTGGCGGTCCGGGTACCCATGCCGCGCACCTCGCCGGCCGCGGCTACGAGGTTGTTCTCATTGACCCTGTCGCCCGCCATGTCGAGATGGCGCGGGCCCGGTCCCGGTCGCAGCCGCAGGCGCCGTTTCGGGCCGAGCTCGGTGAGGCCCGTCATCTTCCTGTGCCCGACGAGTCGGCCGATGCCGTGCTGCTCATGGGCCCGCTTTACCACCTTGTCGAGCGGGATGACCGGGTCGCGGCGCTGCGCGAGGCGGCCCGGGTCCTCAAACCGGGGGGTGATGTTCTGGTCGAGGTTATTGCCCGGCATGCCTGGGTCCTCGACGCAACAATGAAGGGTCTGCTGGGAAGCAGCGAGATCTGGGGCGACTTTGACCGCAACGTGCGTCTCGGCCTGAGCCAGGACCCGGCCCGGCTGGCCGAGGGCAGCTTCTGGGCCTATTTTCACCACCCCGAGGAACTGCGCGCGGAGCTTGATCTCGCCGGTTATCAGGACATCCGCCTTGTCGCGGTCGAGGGTTTCGCCTGGCTGCTGGGGGACCTGGAGCAGCGGATGGTCGATCCCGCCGATCTGCTCAGGGCGGTCCGCCTGACCGAATCCGAGCCGTCGATGCTCGGAACGAGCGCGCATGTCATTGGCGTCGCCCGCAAGCCGTAG
- a CDS encoding NB-ARC domain-containing protein gives MSPAEVAEFARVFADLPSARQVLDAAGFPRERVPGLNASTPVQFWESVSVELASGVLEDGRRSLLAAAADLYTANRVFGGGGAGRRAVWMSSWERLRASRPLPEMFVHRDGVVDEAIGLLAVEGAGAVGLIGGGGTGKSTVARAVVWDGRIAERFTGGAMWVEVNPGADMCEVQGRVLAAFGDTRPVTEVAEGRERLRDLLAGAHCLVVLDDVWEAGVVEAFPRLAGVRLLVTSRNTRVLHADASICPVGPVEEATARRLLAAYARCTVKALPPAATGILARCGGLAVGLAVAGSLVAELWEWEEIAQAFDAADLAGLTARFPDYPYPNLLVVLAAGIRLLPEGAAARFHELAVFKGHGPVPIPVIVGLWQTSGQMQPADARALLRQLDGVSLVQIDRQTRTVTAHDLLFDFARSEIGDGGFTAAHGRVAGWLLDRWGGFPEGLPGLRDAAGFDDVDRYGLTWLVPHLLAADDPDQVDVLLAAERPMPGGRTESVWYTAHEDQGSTASYLAAIRAAWHDARTRYPADDSRSFARQASYALLIGSVTSMAANIPPALLVRLVETSTWPLARALTYAQAVPQPETRAQALSGLAPYLPPDQRGPILTQALTTATTINDP, from the coding sequence TTGTCGCCTGCGGAGGTCGCGGAGTTCGCACGGGTATTCGCGGATCTCCCGTCAGCGCGGCAGGTGCTGGACGCGGCCGGGTTTCCGCGTGAGCGCGTACCGGGGTTGAACGCGTCGACTCCGGTGCAGTTCTGGGAGTCGGTGTCGGTGGAGCTGGCCAGCGGGGTCCTGGAGGACGGACGACGTAGTCTCCTGGCCGCGGCGGCGGATCTCTATACAGCCAATCGTGTTTTCGGCGGCGGCGGGGCTGGTCGTCGGGCCGTGTGGATGTCTTCCTGGGAGCGGCTACGGGCGTCACGACCGTTGCCGGAGATGTTCGTCCACCGTGACGGTGTCGTCGACGAGGCGATCGGTCTGCTGGCGGTCGAGGGAGCCGGCGCGGTGGGCCTGATCGGTGGCGGTGGTACGGGGAAGTCGACGGTGGCGCGTGCGGTCGTGTGGGACGGGCGGATCGCGGAGCGGTTCACGGGTGGCGCTATGTGGGTGGAGGTCAACCCGGGCGCGGACATGTGCGAGGTTCAGGGGCGGGTCCTGGCGGCATTCGGGGACACCCGGCCGGTGACAGAGGTGGCGGAGGGCCGGGAGCGGCTGCGTGACCTGTTGGCGGGTGCCCACTGCCTGGTCGTGCTGGATGACGTGTGGGAAGCCGGTGTGGTGGAGGCGTTCCCGCGGCTGGCCGGGGTTCGCCTGCTGGTGACGTCACGCAATACGCGGGTGCTGCACGCAGACGCGTCGATCTGTCCGGTGGGGCCGGTCGAAGAGGCGACAGCGCGCCGGTTACTCGCGGCCTACGCGCGCTGCACGGTGAAGGCGTTGCCGCCGGCCGCGACGGGAATCCTGGCGCGCTGCGGAGGGTTGGCAGTCGGCTTGGCGGTCGCGGGCAGCCTGGTCGCGGAGTTGTGGGAGTGGGAGGAGATCGCGCAGGCATTCGACGCCGCTGATCTGGCTGGACTCACGGCCCGGTTCCCGGACTATCCGTACCCAAATCTGCTGGTGGTGCTGGCGGCGGGCATCCGGCTGCTGCCCGAGGGTGCGGCGGCCCGCTTCCACGAACTGGCGGTGTTCAAAGGGCACGGCCCGGTCCCGATCCCGGTCATCGTGGGCCTGTGGCAGACCAGCGGCCAGATGCAGCCCGCCGACGCGCGGGCCCTGTTACGTCAGCTTGACGGGGTCTCACTCGTGCAGATCGACCGTCAGACACGGACAGTCACCGCCCACGACCTGCTGTTCGATTTCGCTCGTTCCGAGATCGGCGACGGCGGGTTCACCGCGGCGCATGGCCGCGTCGCCGGCTGGCTGCTCGATCGATGGGGTGGGTTTCCCGAGGGCTTGCCCGGTCTGCGCGACGCCGCGGGGTTCGACGACGTGGACCGCTACGGCCTGACCTGGCTGGTCCCACATCTACTCGCCGCCGATGACCCGGACCAAGTCGACGTGTTGCTGGCCGCGGAACGGCCGATGCCAGGAGGCCGGACGGAAAGTGTCTGGTACACCGCCCATGAGGATCAGGGCAGTACCGCCAGCTACCTTGCCGCGATCCGGGCTGCCTGGCACGACGCCCGCACTCGGTACCCGGCGGACGACTCACGGTCGTTCGCCCGTCAGGCCAGCTACGCGCTTCTCATCGGCTCGGTCACCAGCATGGCCGCCAACATCCCTCCGGCTCTGCTCGTCCGCCTCGTCGAGACCAGCACCTGGCCCCTCGCTCGGGCGCTCACCTACGCCCAAGCCGTGCCGCAGCCCGAGACCCGCGCGCAGGCGCTGAGCGGGCTGGCACCCTACCTACCCCCCGACCAACGCGGACCGATCCTCACCCAGGCACTCACCACCGCCACCACGATCAACGATCCG
- the fxsT gene encoding FxSxx-COOH system tetratricopeptide repeat protein, protein MADGLAAEQVRAFAEVFGDPASARHVLDLAGFPAHLHPWEAPSGLLFWASVSRSLANGVLADGYVRLLTAARSLYPDNPQFSSDTLPEAEDGAPPGPVAWNVPGRLPRFVGRDDLLGQLHGALAESSRVALVALDGMGGVGKTALAVEYAHRYADSFDVVWWVPSERAELVERALAELAGSLGLPEGAGADGVWSALRAVRSWLVVFDNVEDVAAVQRFRPVSAGGRVVVTSRDRTVRDLAAAWVEVPTLDRAASVDLLTSRTAGRDRTAADRAAADRVAGLLGDLPLAVEQAAGYLGQTGMPAGEYATLLETQPGVMAGRGRLVDRPEVTVANLWGLSVQRLGGEYPAAVELLELCAWCDAEPIPLDLFASRAGQWPAPRRRWGRRGRGFAGLRAAVEDPAVWSETVGALVRYSLARRDGDTLVVHRLVAAATRQAMPDRRASEYLGVLARLLRAGLPGDVWNPAGWPAWRVLLPHALTVAEHARSRRGQVFDDGSWLADRAATYLQDHGQLLAAIDLFERTLTDRERALGADHPETLASRNNLAYAYLTVGRVEEAINLFERTLTDRERVLGADHPETLFSRSNLGGAYETAGRVEEAIDLFGRALADQERVLGADHLETLALRSALAGAYWAAGRVEEAIDLFERALADQERVLGADHPSTLLSRHDLAGAYATAGQLEEAIGLFERTLTDQERVLGADHPSTLLSRHNLAGAYATAGRAEEAIDLFERTVVDAERVLGEGHPFLATVRADLEGATLGPPEKPQPPIDHQP, encoded by the coding sequence GTGGCAGACGGTCTGGCGGCCGAGCAGGTGCGGGCGTTTGCAGAGGTGTTCGGAGACCCGGCGTCAGCGCGGCACGTGCTGGACCTGGCGGGTTTCCCTGCTCACCTGCACCCGTGGGAGGCGCCGAGCGGGCTGTTGTTCTGGGCGTCGGTGTCGCGGTCGCTGGCCAATGGGGTGCTGGCGGACGGATATGTGCGGCTACTGACAGCAGCCCGGTCCCTGTATCCCGACAACCCGCAGTTCTCCTCTGACACTCTGCCGGAAGCGGAGGACGGTGCGCCGCCAGGACCTGTGGCATGGAACGTGCCGGGCCGGCTGCCGCGGTTCGTGGGCCGCGACGACCTGCTAGGCCAGCTCCATGGAGCTCTTGCGGAGTCGTCGCGAGTTGCGCTGGTGGCGCTGGACGGGATGGGCGGGGTCGGGAAGACGGCGCTGGCGGTGGAGTACGCGCACCGTTACGCGGACTCGTTCGACGTGGTGTGGTGGGTGCCGTCAGAACGGGCGGAGCTAGTGGAGCGGGCCCTAGCGGAGCTGGCCGGCTCCCTGGGGCTTCCCGAGGGGGCGGGTGCGGACGGGGTGTGGTCGGCACTGCGTGCGGTGCGCTCGTGGCTGGTGGTGTTCGACAACGTCGAGGACGTGGCGGCAGTGCAGCGGTTCCGGCCGGTGTCCGCAGGTGGCCGGGTGGTGGTGACGTCGCGGGATCGGACTGTGCGGGATTTGGCGGCGGCATGGGTGGAGGTACCGACGTTGGACCGAGCGGCGTCGGTGGATCTCCTAACCAGCCGGACAGCGGGTAGAGATCGGACTGCAGCGGACCGGGCGGCGGCGGACCGAGTCGCCGGACTATTGGGGGATCTTCCGCTGGCGGTGGAGCAAGCAGCAGGCTATCTCGGCCAGACGGGTATGCCGGCAGGCGAGTACGCGACCCTGTTGGAGACACAACCGGGGGTGATGGCGGGCCGGGGCCGGCTGGTGGACCGGCCCGAGGTGACGGTCGCGAACCTGTGGGGCCTGTCGGTCCAGCGGCTGGGCGGGGAATACCCGGCAGCGGTGGAGTTGCTCGAGCTGTGCGCCTGGTGTGACGCGGAGCCGATCCCGCTGGATCTCTTCGCCAGCCGTGCGGGGCAGTGGCCGGCGCCACGTCGCCGATGGGGTCGTCGTGGTCGTGGGTTCGCGGGGCTGCGGGCGGCGGTCGAGGATCCGGCGGTGTGGTCCGAGACAGTGGGGGCGCTGGTCCGGTACAGCCTGGCGCGGCGGGACGGGGACACCCTGGTGGTGCACCGGCTGGTGGCGGCGGCGACCCGGCAGGCGATGCCCGACCGGCGGGCATCGGAGTATCTGGGAGTGCTGGCCAGGCTACTCCGGGCGGGGCTGCCGGGCGATGTCTGGAATCCTGCTGGATGGCCGGCCTGGCGGGTGCTTCTGCCACATGCACTTACGGTGGCTGAGCATGCCCGCAGCAGGCGGGGGCAGGTCTTCGATGACGGCAGTTGGCTAGCGGACCGAGCCGCTACCTACCTTCAGGACCATGGACAGCTCCTAGCAGCAATCGACCTATTCGAGCGGACCCTCACCGACCGGGAACGGGCGCTGGGCGCCGACCACCCAGAAACCCTGGCCTCGCGGAACAACCTGGCCTACGCCTACCTGACGGTGGGGCGGGTGGAGGAGGCGATCAACCTATTCGAGCGGACCCTCACCGACCGGGAACGGGTGCTGGGCGCCGACCACCCAGAAACCCTGTTCTCACGTAGCAACCTGGGCGGCGCCTACGAGACGGCGGGGCGGGTGGAGGAGGCGATCGACCTCTTCGGACGGGCCTTGGCTGACCAAGAGCGGGTGCTGGGCGCCGACCACCTGGAGACTCTGGCTTTGCGGAGCGCCCTGGCTGGCGCCTACTGGGCAGCGGGGCGGGTGGAGGAGGCGATCGACCTGTTCGAGCGGGCCTTGGCCGACCAAGAGCGGGTGCTGGGCGCCGACCACCCGAGCACCCTGCTCTCGCGGCACGACTTGGCCGGCGCCTACGCGACCGCGGGACAGTTGGAGGAGGCGATCGGCCTATTCGAGCGGACCCTCACCGACCAAGAGCGGGTGCTGGGCGCCGACCACCCGAGCACCCTGCTCTCGCGGCACAACCTGGCCGGCGCCTACGCGACCGCGGGACGGGCGGAAGAAGCGATCGACCTGTTCGAACGAACCGTGGTTGACGCGGAGCGTGTGCTGGGTGAGGGGCATCCCTTCCTGGCGACCGTCCGCGCGGACCTCGAAGGTGCCACGCTCGGACCGCCGGAGAAACCGCAGCCGCCGATCGACCACCAACCATGA